The following are encoded together in the Prionailurus viverrinus isolate Anna chromosome B3, UM_Priviv_1.0, whole genome shotgun sequence genome:
- the NKX2-8 gene encoding homeobox protein Nkx-2.8 → MATSGRLSFTVRSLLDLPEQDAQHLRRHEPELCAPQPGPCATWLESERGHYPSSDESSPETSPPDSSQRPSARPVSPGSDAEKRKKRRVLFSKAQTLELERRFRQQRYLSAPEREQLARLLRLTPTQVKIWFQNHRYKLKRARAPGAPGAAESPDLAAAAELRAAPGLLRRVVVPVLVRDGQPCGGSGEMGTASAQDKSGASPAAACPLPGYAAFGPCSALGLFPAYQHLAPPALVSWNW, encoded by the exons ATGGCCACCTCTGGACGCCTGAGCTTCACCGTGCGCAGCCTTCTGGATTTACCCGAACAGGACGCGCAGCACCTGCGGAGGCACGAGCCGGAGCTATGCGCTCCCCAACCCGGCCCCTGCGCCACCTGGTTGGAATCCGAGCGCGGCCACTACCCCT CCTCGGACGAGAGCAGCCCAGAGACCAGCCCGCCCGACTCGTCGCAGCGGCCGTCCGCTCGGCCGGTGTCTCCTGGCTCAGAcgctgaaaagagaaagaagcgtCGGGTGCTGTTCTCCAAGGCGCAAACGCTGGAGTTGGAGCGGCGCTTCCGGCAGCAGCGCTACCTGTCGGCGCCAGAGCGCGAGCAGCTGGCGCGCCTGCTTCGCCTCACGCCCACACAGGTCAAAATCTGGTTCCAGAACCATCGCTACAAGCTGAAGCGCGCGCGCGCACCGGGCGCGCCGGGGGCGGCGGAGTCGCCTGACCTGGCAGCAGCTGCAGAGCTGCGCGCCGCACCCGGCCTGCTGCGCCGCGTGGTGGTCCCCGTGCTGGTGCGCGACGGTCAGCCGTGTGGCGGCAGCGGCGAGATGGGCACGGCCTCCGCCCAGGACAAGAGCGGCGCGTCCCCAGCCGCTGCCTGCCCTCTACCGGGCTACGCCGCCTTCGGGCCCTGCTCGGCTCTTGGCCTCTTCCCCGCCTACCAGCACTTAGCGCCCCCAGCCCTGGTCTCCTGGAACTGGTGA